In the genome of Pseudomonas lalucatii, the window GCGATGAACAGGCCGAACCAGCGGTGCAGGAGAACCAGGAAGCTGCGCATGGATGTCTCTCGAAGCGATCACGCCGGACCCGGGCTCCGGGTCCGGCGAGGTGGGACTAGTAGTGCCAGCTGAGGGTCATGCTGGCGTTGCGCGGCGCACCGTAGAAGCCTTGCTCCCAGTACAGGCTGGAGATGTAGCGCTCGTCGGTGAGGTTGTTCAGGTTGGCCGACAGCGTCCAGTTCGGATCGACCTCGTAGCTGGCCATCAGGCCCAGCAGGGCGTAGTCGTCCTGCTCGATGCGCCCGGCGCTGCCGTCCGCCAGGCTGACGTCACGATGGATGTCGTCCTGCCAGCTGAGGTTGGCGCCGACCTTGAGCTTCTCCAACCCCGGCACCCGGTAGGCGGTGGAGGCGCGCAGCTGGTGCTTGGGGGCATAGGGCCGGCCATGGCTGTGGTCGGCGTTCTGGATGTCGACGTAGGTGTAGCCGCCCATGACCTGCCAGCCCGGCAGCACTTCGCCGGACACCTCCAGTTCGTAGCCCTCGCTGAGGAAGTCGACGCCCCGATAGATCTGCGTGCCACTGCCGGCATCGAAGCCGATGGACTCGGCGACGTTGGACTGCTTGGTCTTGAACAGCGCCGCCGAAACATTCAGCTTGCCGTCCAGCAGCTCGCCCTTGATACCCAGCTCATAGTTCTCGCCCTCGACCGGGTCGAGGCGCTGGAGCTCGGCGCCCTCTTCCTTCTGCGGGTTGAAGATCTCGGTGTAGCTGGCGTAGACCGAGTATTGCTCGCTCAGGTCGTAGACCAGGCCGGCGTAGGGCAGGATGCCGTCGTCCTTGCGCTCGCGGTCCACGCCGTAGGACAGGCCTGCGGTCTTCAGCTCGATTGCGCGGGCACCGGCAATCAAGCTCAGGTCCTCGGCCAGGCTGAAGCGCACCGCCGAGTAGAGGCTCTTCTGCCTGTCCTCGTAGTCGCCACCGCGCGAGCTTCCCCAAAGCGTCGGCTTGGGGGAGTCGCCGTTGAAGATCTGCTCCGAAGGCACGGCAGCGAAGAACCCAGGTACGTAGCGCGACAGTTCCGCCACCTCGGACTTGTACCAGTTGGCGCCCAGCACCGCCTCGTGCTCGCGCCCGGCCAGGCTGAACGGGCCGCTGAGCGAGACATCGGCGATCCACTGGTGGATATCGGCCGCGTAGTGCGATGGATAGCCGAACAGCCCCTGTCCGGTCACCGCATCCGGCGTGCCGAAGGCATAGAACAGCTGCGAGTCGCTCTTCTTCTTCACGTAGGTGACGCTGCCCTTGGCCTGCCAGTCGTGGGCGAGGCGCTGGGTCAGCTCGGCGAAGGTGCGTTGTTCCTGGTTGTCCCACCAGGACCAGTCGGTTGCGGTACTGGTCGAGCGCGCCAGGTCGGTCTTGTTGCCGAGCGAATCGAACAGCGGCAGGGCGCCCCACAGCGGGCTGTCGGCGTAGTTCCTGCTCAGCGTGTGGCCGAGGGCGAACAGCCTGTCATCGCTCAGGTCGGCCTCGAGCACCCCGTAGAACACATTGGCCTCGCGCGCATAGCGGTCGAGGTAGGAGTTCTTGTTCTCGTGGGCGTAGACCGCCCGACCGCGGATACGGCCCTGGTCGCTCAGTGCGCCGGAGACATCCGCTTGCACACGGCGCTTGTCCCAGGAGCCGGCGGTCAGGTCGATGCGCGCCCGGGGCATGACCGTCGGGCGCTTGCGCACGAAGTTGACGGTGGCCGACGGGTTGCCGCTGCCGCTCATCAGGCCGTTGGCGCCGCGCACCACCTCGACGCGTTCGAAGGGCGCGAGGTCGACGTCACCTGACTGGCTACCGGAGGAAAACGGAATGCCCAGGCCGTCGAACTGGAAGTTGGTGATATCGAAGCCACGGGCGGTGAAGTAGGTGCGATCGGTTTCGATCTTCTCGACCGTGATGCCGGGGGTGAATTTCAGCACATCGTTGATCGTGTTGAGCTGGAAGTCGTCGATCTGGGTACGACTGATGCTGGAGATCGACTGCGGGGTCTGACGCGGGGTCAGGTCCAGCTTGGTGGCCGCGCTGCTCGGCTGCGACTGGTAGCTGTCGGCCTCGAGCGCTGCGGCGTGGCCGACCACGGTCTGGGCGTCCAGCTCGAGCTGCTCCAGCTCGGTGGCCAGGGCATTGCTGAAACTGCAGGCGGCGGCGATGGCCACGGCCAGGTGGGTGCTTCTGAAATACACGGGACTCCCCCAATTCACTGTCGAATGGCCTGCACTCGTCCCTGGTTGCAGCGCTGCCTCACTGGCAGGCATTCGCCCGGCTGCATGCACAGCAGGACCAAACGCGAATGATTATCGAATGAATTCTACAGGAGGCTCGCCTCGGGTCAATGCAATTGATACTGATTATCACTTGCCGGAGACCACGGGGGCGCCGCCCGGAAAAAGCAAAACCCCCAGCGGCCAGGCCGTCTGGGGGTTCTGTCGTGCTGTTGCGGCCGGCGCTTGTGGCGCCGGGAGCGGGCGCGGCCTCAGCCGTCGTCCTGGCCCTCGTCCGTTGGGGACGCGGGGGAGCCGAGCTCACAGCTCCAGAGTTCCAGCGCCGGCTGGGTCGCTTGTGGCGGGCCGAGCCAGTCGGCCATGGGCCGACAACGCTGGTTGAAACACAGTTGGTAATCCCCTGCCTCGGGGGTTCGCCCCAAGCGCAGCGGTTGCAGGGGCGGTAGCTGGCGGCGGTAGTGCCAGCTGCCCTCACGCAGTTCGGCGCCGTCCGGGATTTCCATGCCGGCGCCCGAACCCTTGACCCGCGCCTCGCCGAGCAGCAGCCCCTCGGCGGTGACGCGGTAGTCTTCCTCCCAGCGGACCTTCTCGATCGTGTGCCGCCAGGCCAGGGTGAACTCGGCCGCGGGCACCTGCGCCCACACCGCCCCGGCCAGGCCCATGCACAGTCCGATCACGCGGCGGCGGCCTGGACGTGGCGGCCGCGCCAGAAGTGCAGGGCGAGGAACAGCGCCGCCAGGGCGAAGCCGATCTCGTCGCTCATCGGCGTGGCCAGGATCAGACTGGCGCCGGCGGCGAAGCCCAGCGCCCGCTCCCACCAGGGCATCTTGCAGTGCAGGAAGCCGGTGAACACCGCGCCCCACAGGCCGATGGCCAGCGCCGCCTTGAACAGGATGTAGAGGGTGGCCAGCCAGCTGCCGCCCTGCAGCATCAGCGCCGGCTCGTAGACCGCCATGAACGGCACGACGAAACCGGCGATGGCGATGCGGATGGCCCACAGGCTGATCTTCAGCCCCTTTTCCCGGGCGATCGGCGCGGCGGCGAAGCAGGCCAGGGCCACCGGCGGGGTCAGGTCGGCCATGATGCCGAAGTAGAACACGAACATGTGCGAGACGATCAGCGGCACGCCCAGTTCCAGCAGCGCCGGCGCGGCGATCGAGCTGGTGATGATGTAGTTGGGGATGGTCGGGATGCCCATGCCCAGCACCAGGCAGGTGAGCATGGTCAGCACCAGCGAGAGGAACAGGTTGTCCTGGCCGATGGCCAGGATGTAGCCGGCGAAAGTCGAGGCCACCCCGGTCAGCGACACCACGCCGATGATCACCCCGACCAGGGTGCAGGCGATGCCCACCGGCACCGCATGGCGGGCGCCCTCGACCAGGGCGTGCAGGCAGATGCGCAGGGTGTCGCGGCCGCCCTTGAGGAACCAGCAGGTCGCCACCAGCATCCCGACCACGCCGAACACCACGCCGATGCCGAGCTGGAAGAAGCCGGCGCAGAGCACCCCGAGGGCGATCCAGAAGACCATGCGCAGCGCGGTCGAGGACACCCGCAGGATGATCGCCGAACCGAGGATGACGATGGCGGTCAGGGCCAGGCCGACCATCCCGGAGAACAGCGGGGTGCGCCCGGAAAACAGCAGGTAGATGAGGATGAACAGCGGGATCAACAGGTACCAGCGCTGCTTCACCGCGGCCCAGGGGTCCGGGCACTGGTCCTTCGGCAGGCCCTGCAGGTTGGCCCGCTTGGCTTCCAGATGAACCATCCAGAACACCGAACCGAAATACAGCAGCGCCGGCACCAGGGCGGCCTTGGCCACCTCGAAGAACGGCACGTTGATGGTCTCGGCCATGATGAAGGCCACCGCGCCCATGATCGGCGGCATGATCTGGCTGCCCATGCTCGAGGTGGCCTCGACGCCGCCGGCGAAGGCCGGGCGGTAGCCGAAACGCTTCATCAGCGGGATGGTGAACTGGCCGGTGGTGACCACGTTGGCCACCCCGGAACCGGTGATGGTGCCCATCAGCGCCGAGGACACCACCGAGACCTTGGCCGGGCCGCCGAGCTTGTGGCCGAACAGGCCCATGGCGAAGTCGGTGAACAGCTTGATCATCCCGGCCTGCTCGAGGAAGGCGCCGAACAGGATGAACAGGAAGATGTAGGTGGCCGACACATAGGTCGGCGTGCCGTAGAAGCCCTCAGTGCCGAAGGACAGCTGGTTGACGATCTGGTCCAGGCCGTAGCCGCGGTGCGCCAGGTCGCCCGGCAGGTACTGGCCGAGCAGGCCGTAGGCGAGGAACAGGCCGCAGATCAGCGGCAGGGCGATGCCCATGACCCGCCGCGCCGCCTCGAACACCAGCACCGTCAGCAGCAGGCCGATGGCCATGTCCATGTCGGTGAGGTCGCCGGAGCGCTGGATCAGGTCGGCCTCGAACACCCACTGGTAGATGGCCGTGGCCATGCCGGCCAGGCCCAGCAGCCAGGCCAGGGGTTGCCAGGGCTTGTCCTTGCCGTCGGCGGGGAAGCTGAGAAAGACCACCAGCAGCAGGAAGCCCACGTGCACGGCACGGAGGATCTGGCTGGACACCGGGTGAAAGGCCGCGGTGATGATCTGGAAAGTCGAGAACAGCAGGGCCACGTAAAACAGCGCCTTCGGCCAGTCGCCCGGGCTCGCTGCGAGGCCTTGGTTGTGTTCACTCATGAAGGTAACGCCCTCATTACAACGTCGATGAAGCGGAAGAGCCGCTAACAAAACCTGCCGTGTGCGCCACGCTGGTTTTATTAGCAGTTCTGCATCTGCCTGGATGGGGCCGCGCAGCGGCCCGAGCCGGGTAGGAAGGGGTTAGCCGCGTAGCGGGGTACCCCATCGCGCGATGGTGAAGACTCTCACCCTGCTCACGCCGTGCGGCATGAGCATCGCTGCGCTCGACCCACCCCTCCGGCAGCCTTACAGCGCGCCGGCTTCCTTGTAGAAGCGCTCGGCACCCGGGTGCAGCGGGATCGGCAGGTTCTTCGCCGCGCTTTCCAGCTTGATGTCCTTGGCCGCGGAGTGGGCGGTTCCCAGGCGCTCGAGGTTGTCGAACATCAGCTTGGTCATCTGGTAGGCGACCTCGTCGGACACCCCTTCATGGCTGACCAGGATGTTGGTGATGGCCACGGTCGCCACTTCGACCTCCTGGCCGTCATAGGTGCCGGCGGGGATGGCGGCCGGCTGGTAGGCGGCGTTGCCGATCTTCGCGGTGACCTCGGCCGGGATGGCGACGAAGGTGATCGGCAGGGTCGAGGCCAGGTCGCGGATCGCCGCCATGCCCAGGCCGGAGGACTGCAGGGTGGCATCCAGCTGGCGGTTCTTGATCAGCTCGACCGACTCGGCGTAGGGCAGGAACTCGACCTTGCCCATGTCCTCGTAGCTCAGGCCGGCGGCCTCGAAGATGGCGCGGGCGTTCAGCTCAGTGCCGGACTTCGGCGCGCCGACGGAGATGCGCTTGCCCTTGAGGTCGGCCAGGCTGGTGATGCCGGACTCCTTGCTGGCGACGATCTGGATGTAGTTCGGGTAGGTGGCGGCGATGGCGCGCAGCTTCTTCAGCGGCGCCTTGAAGCCGGCATCCTCGACGCCGTTCCAGGCGTCGGCCACCGAGTCGCCCAGGGCCAGGGCCAGTTCGCCGCGGCCTTGCTGCAGCAGGTTGAGGTTCTCCACCGAGGCCTTGGTCGCCTGCACCGAGGTCTTCGAGCCTTCGATGCCGTTGCTGTACAGCTGCGACAGGCCCACACCGATCGGGTAGTACACACCGCTGGTGCCGCCGGTGAGGATGTTGATGAAGGTCGGTGCGGCGAGTACCGCGGTGCTGGCAGTCAGGGCCGCGGCGGCGGCAAACAGGCTGAAACGCTTGGTCAGTCGCATGGATCAATCTCCGTCGTTGTTATGGCTTTGTGCAGATTTTTCACTGTAGACGATGCCCCGGCGCCGCAGCGCCTGGGCCCGCATGGGCTCAGAGGGTGTCGCGAAAGCGGCGGGCGCCCGCGGCGGAGCGGCATCCGGCGCGCGCGAGGAAGCGGGGAACGGCGTGGCGAGACGGGCTCGCGTAGGGGCAGTGGCAGTTCATCGGCAAACCTCTGGTCTTTCTTATGGTCGCCCGCACACAGGCTATGCGTGGCTGACAAGGGCTATAGCAGATGCCGTGCCAGAGTGCCAAAGGCGCGGAATAGAGGGGTTTGCCTCGGCCGCAGCGGCGTCGACCAGCAGGATTTCGCCGATCGCCGAACGGCCATCGGCAAGATTCCGCCTAGTCCTCGTCGACGCTGCCCGCCGGCCTGTAGCTGGCGCGCTGCAGGCCGTGGCGCTGCATCTTCTCGTTGAGGGTGCGCCGCGGCAGCTGCAGCAGGGTCATGACCTGGGTGATATTGCCCTGGCAGCGCTGCAGCGCGTTATGCAGGCACTGCGCCTCGAAGGCCTCCATCTGCTCGGCCAGCGACTGCGCGGCCGCCTCCGGCTGCGGGGCGCTGAGCCCCAGGGCGTGGCGCTCGGCGGCGTTGATCAGCTCGCGGACGTTGCCCGGCCAGTCGTGGCCGAGCAGCCGCGCCAGCTCGCCGGGGGTCAGCGGCGGCGCCTCGCGGCTGTTGCGTTGGGCCGCCTGGCCGGCGAAATGCTCGAACAGCAGGGCGATGTCCTCGCGGCGCTCGCGCAGCGGCGGAATCTGCACGCTGGCCACGTTCAGCCGGTAATACAGGTCCTCGCGGAAACGCCCGGCGCGCACCTCGTCCAGCAGGTCCGGCTTGACCGCGCAGATCACCCGCAGGTCGACGCGGATGCTCTTGTTCGAGCCGAGGCGCTCCAGGGTCTTCTCCTGTAGCACGCGCAGCAGCTTGACCTGCTGCGCCAGCGGCAGGCTCTCCACCTCGTCGAGGAACAGGGTGCCGCCGTCGGCATGCTCGATGCGCCCGACCCGCTTGCCCTGGGCGCCGGTGAAGGCGCCGCTCTCGTGGCCGAACAGCTCGCTCTCGAACAGCTGCTCGGGGATCGCCGCGCAGTTCAGGGCGACGAAGGGCTTGGCGGCGCGCGGGCTGAAGTCGTGCAGGCAGCGGGCGACCCGCTCCTTGCCGCTGCCGGTGTCGCCGCGGATGAGGACGTTCACCGAGGTGGCGGCCAGCTCGAGGATCTGCCGGCGCAGGCTCTCCATCGGCTTGGAGACGCCGAGCAGCTGGGCCTCGATGCGGTCCTTGAAGGCGAACTGCTGGCGCAGCTGGCGGTTCTCGCAGACCAGGCGGCGCTTGTCCAGGGCACGGTGCACGCTGTCGAGCAGGCGCTCCGGGGTGAAGGGCTTCTCGATGAAGTCGTAGGCGCCCTGGCGCAACGCCTGCACCGCCATGGGCACGTCGCCGTGGCCGGTGATCAGGATCACCGGCAGGTCGCGGTCCAGCGCCACCAGCTTGTCGAGCAGCTGCAGGCCATCGCTGCCGGGCATGCGCACGTCGCTGACCAGCACCCCGGGAAAATCGCGGTCGACCAGGGCCAGGGCCTGGTCGGCACTGGCGCAGCTCTGCACCCGGAAGCCGGAGAGCTCCAGCCACTGCTGCACCGCCTCGCGGATCGCCGCCTCGTCATCGACCACTATCACCTGACCGCTCATAGCATCTCCTCAGCAGATGGCCCCAGTGTATCGCGCAGGCCGGCCCGGCCGCAGCCGCTCGCCTAGGGTGCCAGCGGCAGGCGCAGGCTGAACACCGCGCCGCGCTCGCCATTGGCCGCCTCCAGGCTGCCGCCCAGCTCGCGGACGATGCCGTAGGACACCGCCAGGCCCAGGCCCAGACCCTGGCCCACCGGCTTGGTGGTGAAGAAGGGCTCGAACACCTGGCCCAGCTGCTCGCCGGGGATACCGGCGCCGCTGTCCGCCACCGTCAACAGGCACTGCTCGCCGTCGCGCCGCAGCGTCAGGCTCAGCACCCGCGTGTCGGTCCCGGCCATGGCATCCAGGGCGTTGTGCAGCAGGTTGAGCAGCACCTGCTCGAGGCGGATGGCATCGCCCAGCACCTGCAACTCGCCTTCGATCGCCCGGCGCAGCTCCACCCGCTCGCTGCGCAGGCGCGGCGCCAGCAGCTGCAGGGCCTGCTCCAGCACCTCGCTCAGGCGCAGGCGCTCGGCGAGGCCGGCGGGGCTCTTGCGGGCGAAGGTCTTGAGGTGGCCGGTGAGCCCCGCCAGGCGCTGCAGCAGGCCGTCGATCCGCTGCAGGCCCTCGCGCACCTCGTCCTCGCGGCCGCTGTCGAGCAGCAGGCGCAGGCTGCCCAGCTGCATGCGCATGGCGGTCAACGGCTGGTTGATCTCGTGGGCCATGGCCGCCGACATCTGCCCCAGGGCGGCCATCTTCGCCGCGTGCACCAGGCCCTCCTGGGCCTCGCGCAGCTCGGCGGTGCGCAGCGTCACCTCGCGCTCCAGGCGCTCGCGGATGCCCGCCTGCAGGCGCTGGTTCTTGCGCCGCTGGGCCAGGTAGAGGAGGAGGAAGGCCAGGGTCATCCACACCCCGGCGGCGGCCAGGCGATAGCTGCGCACGCTGTCGACCAGGGCCTGGGGTTCGACCAGCAGGTGCAGGGTCCAGTCCTCCTCCGGCAGTTCGAGGCGCTGCCAGAGGTAGTCGCGGCGGCCCTGCGGGCCATCGACCCGGCGCCACTCGGCGGCCGTGCCGATCCGCCGGCGCAGCTCGCTGGGCAATGGCTGCAGCGCCTGCTCGGCGTACTTGCGTACCTCCACCAGCTCCTCCCGGTCCCGGTCGCTCAAGGCCTGCAGGGCACGAAAGCGCCAGGCCGGGCGATTGCTGAGGATCACCACGCCATAGCCGTCGGCCACCAGCAGCACGCCGGCCTGCCCCGCCCACTCGCGCTGCAGCTCCTCCAGTTCGAGCTTGACCACCAGCACGCCGAGCACCTCGCCGTCGTCGTCGCGCACCACATGGGAGAGGAAGTAGCCGGGAATGCCGGTGGTCACGCCGACCGCGAAATAGCGCCCGGACGACTGACGCAGGGCGTCCTGGAAATAGGGGCGAAAGGCATAGTTGTTGCCGACGAAACTGCTCCAGTCGCGCCAGTTGCTCGCCGCCAGGGCCTCGCCACGACGATCGAGCAGGTACAGCACATTGGCGCCGGCGGCGGTGTTGAGACGCTCCAGACGGCGATTGAGGGCATCGCGCAGCAGGCGGTCGTGGGGCGCGCGCAGCAGCGACCTGATATCGCTGTCCAGCGCCAGCACCTCGGGTACCGAGCGGAAGCGTTCGACCAGGGTGTGCAGCGACTGGGCGTACAGCTGCAGCTGACCGCGGGCCTCGAGGCTGCGCTCCTCCCAGGCCCGCCGCTCGGCATAGCGCCCGGCCAGCCAGGCGCTGGCCAGCAGGCCGAGCAGGATCAGCAGGACGATCAGGACGACGCGATAACGCAGCAGGAAAGCGGACATGCGCGGCTCGATGCAGGACGGTCCCGGTATGCTAAGGCAAAGCGCCGGCCGGTGCAGATCGGGCTTTGAGGCGTGCCCGTCCGGGGCTATAGTCCCTCCTACGGCCGCTGTCGGCCGGTGGGCCACAGAGCATGAGCAAGGCGATCCGAGCAACCACTCCACGCTTCTGGCGCGACCCCGCGCTGCCCTTCGTCGAGGCCCGCGAGGTGCTGGACGGACGCCGGGTGTGCTACGCCAGGCACGCCCACGAGACCTTCTCCATCGGCGCCATCACCCAGGGCCGCAGCACCTACCTCAACGAGAAGGCCCGCGAGCGGGTCGGCGCCGGCAGCCTGGTGCTGATGAACCCCGGCGACGTGCATGCCTGCAACCCCATCGAGGGCGAGCCCTGGTCCTACCTGATGTTCTATGTCGACGTGGCCTGGCTGACCGAGCTGCAGCACCAGCTGGGCTTCGACCGCAACCAGCCGCTGCGCGCCTTCGCCGCCATCCTCAGCCAGGATCCCGGGCTCCATGCCGGCCTCACCGGCCTGTACCGCCTGCTCGACGATCCGCAGGCCGACACCCTGGGCAAACACTGCGCCCTGCTGGAGTTCTTCACCGCGCTGCAGCAGCGCCTGGAGCCGGCGCCCGCCGCGCGCCGCGCGGACAACCCGCGCATTCAACTGGCCGCCGAGTTCATCCGCGATCACTGCACCGAGCCGCTGAAGCTGGAGGAGATCTGCGCGGCGGCCGGGCTGTCGCCCTCCTACCTGACCCGCAGCTTCCGCCGGCGCTACGGCATGACCCCCCATGCCTACCTGGTCAACAGCCGCATCCAGTACGCCCAGGCCCGGCTTCGCCGTGGCGGCGCGATCGCCGAGGTGGCCCTGGCGGCCGGCTTCGCCGACCAGGCCCACCTGCAGCGCACCTTCAAGCAGCTGCTCGCCGCCACCCCGGGGCAGTACCGCCGCGCCGGCTGATCAGGCCCACAGCAGATAACCCGCCGAGCCCAGCAGCAGCAGCGCCAGGCCGCGGTTGAACAGGCGCAGGCGCCCGGGCTCCTGCAGATAGCGGCCGAGGAACGCCCCGGCGTAGGCCCAGCAGGCGATGGACAGGTAGCAGATGACGAAGTACAGCGCGGCGAACTGGCCGACCAGCCCCGGCTCGCCGCCCGCGGCATAGGCGCCCATGCCGGCCAGGGCCGCCAGCCAGGCCTTGGGGTTGAGCCATTGCATCAAGGCGCCGGTGAACAGCGAGGGCGGTCGCTGCGCCTTGCCGCCGTCCAGCCGGCCCTCGTCGCGCGCCAGGCCGTAGGCCATGTACAGCAGGAAGGCCACCCCGGACCAGCGGATCAGTGCGCCCAGCGCCGGCCACTGGCTCATCAGCTGCTGCAGCCCCAGGCCCATGGCCAGCAGCAGCAGGGTGAAGCCGAGGGTCGCCCCGGTCACGTGGCGCAGGCTGGCGCGCAGGCCGTAGCGCGCGCCGCAGCTCAGCGCCACCAGGTTGACCGGGCCGGGGGAAATCGAGGCGGCCAGGGCAAAGGCCGCCATGGACAGTTGGACACTCATCGCACACCTATCGGGTCGTCAGAAGAAGGCTGCAGACTGACGCCGACATGGCGGTGCGGTATTGAAGAAAAATGCCCCGCCCGGGCTCAGGGCCCGGTGCACGGCTCAGCGATACAGGTCGGCGCGGGTCCAGGGCAGGTCGTGGCGGCCGTCGGCATGGGGCTTGACCGCGAGGATCTGGTGCAGGTTCATCCAGCCGTGGGCGAAGCCATAGGCGCAACCGGCCAGATAGAGGCGCCAGATACGCAGGGCCTGCTCCGGCACCAGCTGCGCGGCCCGTTCCAGCTGCGCCTCCAGGCGCGCGCTCCACAGCTCGAGGGTGCGCGCATAGTGCAGGCGCAGGCTCTCCACGTCGACGATCTCCAGGCCGGCCTCGCTGATGCGGGCGCTGATGGTCGCCAGGTGCGGCAGCTCGCCCTCGGGGAACACGTAGCGGTCGATGAACTCGCCGCCGCCGCGGGCCACCGGGCGGCCGTCGGTGTACCTGGCGGTGATGCCATGGTTC includes:
- a CDS encoding TonB-dependent siderophore receptor; protein product: MYFRSTHLAVAIAAACSFSNALATELEQLELDAQTVVGHAAALEADSYQSQPSSAATKLDLTPRQTPQSISSISRTQIDDFQLNTINDVLKFTPGITVEKIETDRTYFTARGFDITNFQFDGLGIPFSSGSQSGDVDLAPFERVEVVRGANGLMSGSGNPSATVNFVRKRPTVMPRARIDLTAGSWDKRRVQADVSGALSDQGRIRGRAVYAHENKNSYLDRYAREANVFYGVLEADLSDDRLFALGHTLSRNYADSPLWGALPLFDSLGNKTDLARSTSTATDWSWWDNQEQRTFAELTQRLAHDWQAKGSVTYVKKKSDSQLFYAFGTPDAVTGQGLFGYPSHYAADIHQWIADVSLSGPFSLAGREHEAVLGANWYKSEVAELSRYVPGFFAAVPSEQIFNGDSPKPTLWGSSRGGDYEDRQKSLYSAVRFSLAEDLSLIAGARAIELKTAGLSYGVDRERKDDGILPYAGLVYDLSEQYSVYASYTEIFNPQKEEGAELQRLDPVEGENYELGIKGELLDGKLNVSAALFKTKQSNVAESIGFDAGSGTQIYRGVDFLSEGYELEVSGEVLPGWQVMGGYTYVDIQNADHSHGRPYAPKHQLRASTAYRVPGLEKLKVGANLSWQDDIHRDVSLADGSAGRIEQDDYALLGLMASYEVDPNWTLSANLNNLTDERYISSLYWEQGFYGAPRNASMTLSWHY
- a CDS encoding DUF1850 domain-containing protein yields the protein MIGLCMGLAGAVWAQVPAAEFTLAWRHTIEKVRWEEDYRVTAEGLLLGEARVKGSGAGMEIPDGAELREGSWHYRRQLPPLQPLRLGRTPEAGDYQLCFNQRCRPMADWLGPPQATQPALELWSCELGSPASPTDEGQDDG
- a CDS encoding TRAP transporter permease; this encodes MSEHNQGLAASPGDWPKALFYVALLFSTFQIITAAFHPVSSQILRAVHVGFLLLVVFLSFPADGKDKPWQPLAWLLGLAGMATAIYQWVFEADLIQRSGDLTDMDMAIGLLLTVLVFEAARRVMGIALPLICGLFLAYGLLGQYLPGDLAHRGYGLDQIVNQLSFGTEGFYGTPTYVSATYIFLFILFGAFLEQAGMIKLFTDFAMGLFGHKLGGPAKVSVVSSALMGTITGSGVANVVTTGQFTIPLMKRFGYRPAFAGGVEATSSMGSQIMPPIMGAVAFIMAETINVPFFEVAKAALVPALLYFGSVFWMVHLEAKRANLQGLPKDQCPDPWAAVKQRWYLLIPLFILIYLLFSGRTPLFSGMVGLALTAIVILGSAIILRVSSTALRMVFWIALGVLCAGFFQLGIGVVFGVVGMLVATCWFLKGGRDTLRICLHALVEGARHAVPVGIACTLVGVIIGVVSLTGVASTFAGYILAIGQDNLFLSLVLTMLTCLVLGMGIPTIPNYIITSSIAAPALLELGVPLIVSHMFVFYFGIMADLTPPVALACFAAAPIAREKGLKISLWAIRIAIAGFVVPFMAVYEPALMLQGGSWLATLYILFKAALAIGLWGAVFTGFLHCKMPWWERALGFAAGASLILATPMSDEIGFALAALFLALHFWRGRHVQAAAA
- a CDS encoding TAXI family TRAP transporter solute-binding subunit → MRLTKRFSLFAAAAALTASTAVLAAPTFINILTGGTSGVYYPIGVGLSQLYSNGIEGSKTSVQATKASVENLNLLQQGRGELALALGDSVADAWNGVEDAGFKAPLKKLRAIAATYPNYIQIVASKESGITSLADLKGKRISVGAPKSGTELNARAIFEAAGLSYEDMGKVEFLPYAESVELIKNRQLDATLQSSGLGMAAIRDLASTLPITFVAIPAEVTAKIGNAAYQPAAIPAGTYDGQEVEVATVAITNILVSHEGVSDEVAYQMTKLMFDNLERLGTAHSAAKDIKLESAAKNLPIPLHPGAERFYKEAGAL
- a CDS encoding sigma-54-dependent transcriptional regulator — translated: MSGQVIVVDDEAAIREAVQQWLELSGFRVQSCASADQALALVDRDFPGVLVSDVRMPGSDGLQLLDKLVALDRDLPVILITGHGDVPMAVQALRQGAYDFIEKPFTPERLLDSVHRALDKRRLVCENRQLRQQFAFKDRIEAQLLGVSKPMESLRRQILELAATSVNVLIRGDTGSGKERVARCLHDFSPRAAKPFVALNCAAIPEQLFESELFGHESGAFTGAQGKRVGRIEHADGGTLFLDEVESLPLAQQVKLLRVLQEKTLERLGSNKSIRVDLRVICAVKPDLLDEVRAGRFREDLYYRLNVASVQIPPLRERREDIALLFEHFAGQAAQRNSREAPPLTPGELARLLGHDWPGNVRELINAAERHALGLSAPQPEAAAQSLAEQMEAFEAQCLHNALQRCQGNITQVMTLLQLPRRTLNEKMQRHGLQRASYRPAGSVDED
- a CDS encoding sensor histidine kinase, with product MSAFLLRYRVVLIVLLILLGLLASAWLAGRYAERRAWEERSLEARGQLQLYAQSLHTLVERFRSVPEVLALDSDIRSLLRAPHDRLLRDALNRRLERLNTAAGANVLYLLDRRGEALAASNWRDWSSFVGNNYAFRPYFQDALRQSSGRYFAVGVTTGIPGYFLSHVVRDDDGEVLGVLVVKLELEELQREWAGQAGVLLVADGYGVVILSNRPAWRFRALQALSDRDREELVEVRKYAEQALQPLPSELRRRIGTAAEWRRVDGPQGRRDYLWQRLELPEEDWTLHLLVEPQALVDSVRSYRLAAAGVWMTLAFLLLYLAQRRKNQRLQAGIRERLEREVTLRTAELREAQEGLVHAAKMAALGQMSAAMAHEINQPLTAMRMQLGSLRLLLDSGREDEVREGLQRIDGLLQRLAGLTGHLKTFARKSPAGLAERLRLSEVLEQALQLLAPRLRSERVELRRAIEGELQVLGDAIRLEQVLLNLLHNALDAMAGTDTRVLSLTLRRDGEQCLLTVADSGAGIPGEQLGQVFEPFFTTKPVGQGLGLGLAVSYGIVRELGGSLEAANGERGAVFSLRLPLAP
- a CDS encoding AraC family transcriptional regulator, with the translated sequence MSKAIRATTPRFWRDPALPFVEAREVLDGRRVCYARHAHETFSIGAITQGRSTYLNEKARERVGAGSLVLMNPGDVHACNPIEGEPWSYLMFYVDVAWLTELQHQLGFDRNQPLRAFAAILSQDPGLHAGLTGLYRLLDDPQADTLGKHCALLEFFTALQQRLEPAPAARRADNPRIQLAAEFIRDHCTEPLKLEEICAAAGLSPSYLTRSFRRRYGMTPHAYLVNSRIQYAQARLRRGGAIAEVALAAGFADQAHLQRTFKQLLAATPGQYRRAG
- a CDS encoding LysE family translocator, with product MSVQLSMAAFALAASISPGPVNLVALSCGARYGLRASLRHVTGATLGFTLLLLAMGLGLQQLMSQWPALGALIRWSGVAFLLYMAYGLARDEGRLDGGKAQRPPSLFTGALMQWLNPKAWLAALAGMGAYAAGGEPGLVGQFAALYFVICYLSIACWAYAGAFLGRYLQEPGRLRLFNRGLALLLLGSAGYLLWA